A single genomic interval of Arachis duranensis cultivar V14167 chromosome 7, aradu.V14167.gnm2.J7QH, whole genome shotgun sequence harbors:
- the LOC107459144 gene encoding uncharacterized protein LOC107459144 gives MPDPRSFQIPCTIKNITFDKALCDIGSSINLKPFSVMKKLQIQEAQSTRISLQMVDKFLRHAHVLVKNVLVKVGELFLPADFVVLDLGEDANDSIMLGRPFLATGRALIDIERGELVLWLREDYLVFKIFKPSPLSREGGTCM, from the coding sequence atgccagatccaagGAGCTTTCAGATTCCTTGTACTATTAAGAATATCACTTTTGACAAAGCTCTTTGTGATATTGGCTCAAGTATCAATCTGAAGCCCTTTTCTGTAATGAAGAAGCTGCAAATTCAAGAGGCACAGTCTACAAGAATTTCACTACAGATGGTAGATAAATTTCTGAGGCATGCACATGTGCTAGTGAAAAATGTCTTGGTCAAGGTTGGAGAGCTTTTTCTCCCTGCAGATTTTGTGGTACTTGATTTGGGAGAGGATGCAAATGACTCCATAATgctgggaagaccattcctggCCACTGGGAGAGCTCTAATTGATATTGAGAGAGGTGAATTGGTTCTGTGGCTGCGTGAAGACTACTTGGTATTCAAGATTTTTAAACCTTCACCACTCTCTAGAGAAGGAGGTACTTGCATGTAG
- the LOC107459161 gene encoding uncharacterized protein LOC107459161, which yields MGLGLETWRRHGVRVGGLCEDSSRVEKSVPQFALLTTFLRNLCYAALAALPPPPLPPPFLHSSASCLCRRPLLFQRYEGGHHACGSCWIVKLTTSALKIMLLKRLDFPEMKFSLYLWAMSFLAALLVKDLVFQMEHVKIAQQDILKWCNGIVEILSTMRAVQGALIIASCIQIILGFSQIWAICSRFFSRLGYKYYSDSESFVLGWELGRNWNSHANTVYSLISSTI from the exons ATGGGGTTAGGGTTGGAGACTTGGAGGCGCCATGGGGTTAGGGTTGGAG GCCTTTGCGAGGATTCATCGCGAGTGGAGAAGTCAGTTCCGCAGTTTGCACTGTTGACGACGTTCCTCCGCAATTTGTGTTATGCCGCTCTCGCTGCGCTGCCACCACCGCCGCTGCCGCCGCCGTTCCTCCATTCCTCTGCTTCGTGCCTTTGCCGCCGTCCCTTACTCTTCCaaag ATATGAAGGTGGCCACCATGCTTGTGGATCCTGCTGGATTGTCAAGCTTACTACCTCTGCCTTGAAAATTAT GTTGCTTAAGAGATTGGACTTTCCAGAAATGAAGTTCAGCTTATACTTATGGGCTATGAG CTTCCTTGCTGCTCTGCTGGTGAAGGATCTTGTGTTTCAAATGGAGCATGTGAAGATTGCACAACA GGATATCCTTAAATGGTGCAACGGAATTGTAG AGATTCTTAGCACAATGAGAGCAGTCCAAGGCGCACTAATAATAGCATCATGCATACAAATAATTTTGGGATTTAGTCAAATATGGGCCATTTGTTCCAG GTTTTTCAGTCGACTTGGATACAAATACTATTCTGATTCTGAATCATTTGTGTTAGGTTGGGAGCTGGGTCGAAATTGGAATTCCCATGCTAATACTGTTTATAGCCTTATCTCAAGTACAATTTAA